DNA from Musa acuminata AAA Group cultivar baxijiao chromosome BXJ1-5, Cavendish_Baxijiao_AAA, whole genome shotgun sequence:
gagagagagagagagagagagagagtagcactACCATCTGCGTGAAGCTTTTCATCCATGGAGCTCTTCATCAACAGAAGAAACCAGACAATGCATGGAGTACTTCGTCCATGCAAGTCTCAGCAATTTGCGCGAAGTAGCAGGTTGCACTCGATGCCTTCTCTCTTCCCATCTCTCAGTGAtgtatagatgaaaaaaaaaCGAAATAGCACATTGAAATTTGATGCTTCCACCACCTTTCTCTATCCATCCATTTGATTACCCCAATAACCTACCCTCTAAAGGTTTATTGAACTATCATTAATATCTCGATCACTACCCTCTTAAAAGTTACATTAAATTTTCTatacttataaaagtaaaatatttaattttatttctcctcACATTGTTGTTTTTGCTAATGAAAATAATAAACCTTATGATATTTCCGTCAATAGAATTgatgatttttaaaaaaaataaattaaatattttaattttataagtatatgaatctcaatataatttttaaaaatataagaatcaaaatactaaaaaaaattaattataaaaaataacatataattAACGTAATTTCATATGCCAAATTGCTGGTGGCAATTTAGAAAAGAAAGCTGACTTTTCACCAGTTCTCCTTTGCGGGTTGGCCAGCTAACATGAGCTATCTATCATACGTCTCCAACGTGTTGCTCGTTTTGGTTGCTAACCCTTCTGCCCTCAAGCTATGATCGATGAGAAGTAAGTAAGCTCATATTTTACTGACATGAACACGATCAATACAATGCCAGCAAACTGAAATATTTAGATATTAACACCACGCTAATTCGTTTCAACTTcaggcaacaaaaaaaaaaaaaaaaagggttattTCACTCAATTCACAAAAGATAGGACTGCCAGTTTCTAATCATACAGCCCCATGAAATTTAGGACAAGTGAAGTGAATTATTACtaaaaataagaatttaaatACTTTAcagctttttattatttttgttatagTAAATGATCGAGGTTATCTTTCTAAGTAAGTCTACTGTAAAAAGTTTGAAGCGAATGCTAACTTGTGGGTGTGAATAAGCTACTGCAACTTTGAGAAAGAGTTGGTAAACTAATTAGCAGTGTTGAGTGAGAAGGTTGTAAGGAATTGCTCTTATTTTTTTGctgaaatgtatatatatattatcattgtTGAAATAACTAAACATATATTTGAGTATTTATTTTTTCTAACAAAGATTGTGTACATTTTAGTTACACCTACTTGGGAAAAAGCCAtctgcttttatttatttatatttattgaagGAGTCGTAACTGTAAGTTCAGCTTTTATATTGACCAAATTGATCTATAAACCACTGGCAACAACACGCTTGCTGTCATCATCAGATCATAACAATGGACGAGACGAGACTTGTGGATGTAGCAGAATCCTCCCTCCTGCTTCATCCCATCAATCTGAAGTCAAAAGTTTGATGAGGGTAGCCAACACAGTGAGCCATTTCGTACGAATTGGTTTCCATGAGTGCAAAAGCCACATCTAAGAACAATGTGCGAAACTAACACTCCTTTCTAAATTAACACTCAGTGCAACAAAACTAGTAAGTTTGACTCACTTACCAAATGTTTTAGTATCAGACTGTTGGATcaaattttgaatattttattttattttgtaaacAAATATTGTTAATTATGGAAtaatagtgtgtgtgtgtgtgtgtgtgtgtgtatatttaCAAGAGATAATGATTCTAATCTTTTTGGTGGAGTGGGGGCTCTCAATTTGGACTGGTCCGAGTGAACAGGTACGAATCGTCAGTTGAAgtgcttataaataaataatatagattTCTTCCTATTTGATTGTTATTGTTCCTAAATCAATAGAAatatttatttgatataataatttttatatgggCCGGTCTCTATTGAGTTTTCAATTACTTTATCTCAACTAAAATGTTTTTAAATAGACTTATGGTggaggtaaaaaaaaaattataattgataATGTAAATCCTATACATAGGGGATTAGATCAGATTTATCCTATGGATAAGTTCATATAATCatttatgacaaataaaaaatatgaagatAAGCACCTTTtaagataaacaaaaaaaaaaattacgttTATCCTTTGGACGCAACTATATCTACAATTTTATATTATACTACTAAATGcatccatatatattttttttaatcaggaAAATATTTCCAAATTCTCATATATAAAATAAACTTTTTGGTTAGCTTTAGAGTCTGAATAATACAATGAaaacaatttatatatatatatatatatatatatatataatctggaGCAACAAATGCTTTGTAAAAACCATAGTTAAGACtttgtgacacaaaaaataaccaTAGTTAAGAATAAATCCCCAAGCGAAGACCAAATAGGTAAGAGTGATGTGTCACACAGCAAGACTCTTTAACCAACATAAAACAAAACGTACAGTTGCAATCTTTGATGCTAATGATTGTTATAACTAGCGACAATGGACGGCTTAAttcgagagagagggagagagagcttCCAAAAGAGCCGGCTCTCTCTGTAGTTTGCCATTACTTCCATCTTCGAAACAAACTCTCAAGCACTTCACGGCCGTCGCCCTTTATAAGGCTTCACCTGTCGTCAAttctttcatctctctctctctctctctctctctctctccctcctgcAACCTCCATTCGTCTCGGACCTTCGATGGGCAAGATCCAAAAGAACAACTCCGGCAATCAGAAGAACGTCGACAAGaatgacagcagcagcagcagcagcatgaaGATGAAGAGAACAAGAAGAAGTGTGCCGAGAGACTCTCCTTCTCAGCGTAGCTCTGTCTTCCGCGGTGTGACAAGGTAATTTAACTCGTGATCTCTGCTCCCTGCTTCTCTTGACCTTCCCAATCTCCTGGCACTGCTCAATCTTCTCTTGGTTTCTTCGTTCGATCGATTTGGATAGGCATCGATGGACAGGTCGATACGAGGCCCATTTGTGGGACAAGAACTGCTGGAATGAATCCCAGAACAAGAAAGGGAAACAAGGTTGTATTTTCTTTTCCTTGTGCTTTTTTTTGCATCAATTACTTAGCatctaatctctctctctctctgcctctgTCTCTGTTTCCCCTTTGCCTGTGTTCACTTTGGTGGCTGGATCAATGATGATGCAGTTTATCTTGGTGAGCCAAATTAATCATCATTTCTAGTGAATACACAATGGAAATACTTCATGGATCCCTAACTCATCAATGATCATTCGCCCCCTCACCCCAGGAGCCTATGACGATGAAGAGGCAGCGGCTCATGCGTACGACCTGGCAGCACTCAAGTATTGGGGCCATGACACCATTCTCAATTTTCCTGtaacctttcctttcctttccttcctCCAGATTCCTTCAAACATTTTCTGCAACATTCCGTATGTTTGAGTTTGATCTACTCATGCGATTCTAATCACAGACATCGGCATACCAAGAAGAGCTCAAGGATATGGAGAATCAGTCCAGGGAGGAATATATTGGATCCTTAAGAAGGTACCTCAAAATCGAGTAATAAAACAGATGATTATGATCAATTGGTCAAGTATTTATCGTATTGTTGTTCTACAGGAAAAGCAGTGGGTTCTCAAGAGGTGTCTCAAAATACAGAGGTGTTGCGAGGTATTGTACATCGCCATTACTCCTATCGTAGAAACCTCATCGTACAGTTCTTAAGTTTGACTTGACGATGCTGTTGCGATTTACCTGCAACAGCTTCAGATAACTTGCCATGTTAATAGGAACAGTCTGCTTACCTCAGTTTTTACGACGCTCCTAATATTTCCATATTCTTTTGCACTACTAATATATACCAACTGGTTTAAGATAAATCAGTGATAATTAAGTGCTTTATCCAAACACATTCATTGCAGACACCATCACAATGGGAGATGGGAAGCTCGGATTGGTCGGGTTTCCGGTAACAAGTACTTGTATCTTGGAACATATGGTAAGATTATCCCACCTGTGTTTTGTATCTAAACATGCAAACTGGGCATTTCAGATCTTGAATCGGAACCCATTTCACCACCTTCCGTGTGTAAACCTCATGCATCGCATAAAAGGTTTCTCATGAATCCTGGCACGGATGTTCATGAGTGCAGGATTGAGTTCATGGCGATGCTGGGTAGCTGAACTACCACCTTGTCATCTCCTTCCCCTTTCGTGCAGACACAGTGTGGCAACCATGAGTCAATCCTGTTAGTTGGGAGAGAAAGGACTTTAACACCAACCCCCAACGCTCAGCAGTATGCTGTCCTTGTCACTACATCCGACCACCGATGCTGTCTTCTTGAATTCACTCTGTAGCTCACACCCACAACCATTTTCCTGCCCATACAAATCCTTCGCCGGCCTGCTGGCGTTGGATACTTGTCTGCTTTCATGCTGCATTACTTCGATCGCCCAACCTTAAATGACATGTACCAGCAACCTTCAAGCTTAATGGCTGCCCATTAAGCTCGGGAATCATCTAACATGCACCTGTCGCCTTCCATCTTCGCAGCGACGCAGGAGGAGGCTGCAACCGCGTACGACATCGCCGCGATCGAGTACCGCGGCCTCAACGCCGTCACCAACTTCGACCTCAGCCGCTACATCAAATGGCTCCAACCCAAGGGGCTCGATGCCGAGCCAGGCAGCCACGGCAGTGCAGCGCAGAGCATGCAGCAGGAGGACGGGATTAGCGTGAGGGGGATCTCACAGTTCCCTGAACCAAGAGAAGCAGGAGTGGCCACATCGTCTGCACTTGATCTGCTGCTGCAGTCGTCAAAGTTCAAGGAGATGTTGGAGAAGACatctgcagagagcagtagtacgtCGTCGACACCCGGTTGTGATGACAAGCCAACCGGGTGCAGTTTTCCGGACTACATACAGACGTACTTCGAGTGCCAAGACAACGGGGGCTTCATCGAGGAAGAAGACTCCATCTTTGGGGATCTCAGCACTTTGATATCCCCCATCACCGAGTTCGAGCTCGACATATGAACAACACAAagaagaatctataagggtttttGGTGCTTGCGCCTCTGCTTCTCGTAGGTGAGTCTAAAAGGAGGCAAGCTGAGGCAAAAGGTAGACTACACAGAAGAACAGAATATAGATAGTGGAAGAAGAcaactatttttctttctttttcctccccaaggagATGATTAAGCTAATTATTGATTCATTTTTATTTCCAAGCATGTGGATAGTGATTGTTTTACCATTGCCAACACAATAAATTTTGCTGGTTATGCATATATATCAATCAGGTGAGTTCTAGATGATTTCGGTGGTCAAACTTGGGAGACACGAAAATAGTTTGTGTGGATCATTCCGGAGATCGATTCTCTCTACTCAGATACTCCATTAAATAGCCCAAGATTGAATGGTACGGATCCATACAGGTTGTGCTGGTGAAGTTTCTTCATCCAACTTCATCTGAAGCATCAGGATCGCTTAATTAAAAGCTCATCAATGAATGACAGCAGGTATTGAATGCCTTGCTGGGCCGCATGTTACAACAGCAGGTATAGAAAGTTTTGAGGTCACATGGTAGGAGTAAAAATTAGGTCAACAGGCAAGAAGAGAAGTTGTTCTACGATGGCCATTGAGAGCTATCGCAATATTTTGGTCACACTGTCTTAGGAAGAACTCACAAGTTCGCTTTATATATAATTAGACATCAATCCAACCCATACGCTTAATGTGATCTAACATTATAGTGAGGTTTTGATTATTCGAAAGGTTACAACATTATGAGAGTATTACAGCCCAAAATTGTTGGTTGTGAACCGACACAGATGTttatatttgtattttgacgCTTTAATCTTTTAGACGATTGGCACTATTCTTTATCGAAATAAAGATGTATAAGGGATACATTACTAATATGTGTAATGATAAATTATTCTAGGattaaattttatctttatcATCTACtccttatataaaaatatatattattataataaatatatatttattattatattataaaaaaaataatggtcAAATAGGAAAATCATaagttttcttaaaaaataaaaatattacgcTTTTATATAAAAAGATTATAGTTTTTGAGGGATATATACACGATGGAAAATACATTGGAATTGATAGAGGGAAAATAGTTATACAGCGAAGGAAAAAATAATCCTCGATAAAAATAGAAATACCAATGGCTTATCGGCGTTCACCGCCGTCGACTTTGGTTCTTTCTTAGCGTCTCGTCGACCTTTCCCAAATCCCCTCCCCGCACGTCCCCTAGGGTTACCAGATCTCGCTATCAGGGCTTCTCCCCCTCTCAatctcgaagaagaagaagaagagatgtggGCCGCCTCGTGCCTCGCCTCATGCTGCGCCGCCTGCGCCTGCGAAGCATGCCGCTCGGTCGCCGGAAGCATCAGCCGCCGCTCCGCCCGCATCGCCTACTGCGGCCTCTTCGCACTATCCCTTGTCGTCTCCTGGGGCCTCCGCGAGGTTGCCGCACCCCTCATGGAGTCCCTCCCTTGTAAGCCCTTCACTCTCCTACCTTCCCGGCCAAAATCATCTCGCTTTCTCCTTTTCTAGGTCAAACTTGGATAGAAATTCTATCGCTTCCCAGATCCAAAGGGTTTTCTCCTTTGTCACGTccaattttgattaaagatttgACCTGTTGTTGGCTTGTTTGAAGGGATTAATCACTTCCACAAGACGCCGGATAGAGAGTGGTTCGAGACCGACGCTGTGCTCCGCGTTAGCTTGGGGAATTTCGTGTTCTTTACGATCTTGGCTGTTGTAATGATTGGGATCAAGGATCAGAAGGATCCGCGCGACCAGCTGCATCACGGTGGTTGGATGGCGAAGATCGTTTGTTGGTTTATCGTAGTGTTTCTTATGTTCTTCGTTCCCAATGGCATTGTCAGCTTCTACGGTGAGCATTTACAAGTTTTGATTGATAATATTGTTTTATCGTTTGGGGTAGTGTTTCTTTGGTTGCAATTACATGCAGAAGGCAGTATTGTCAAGATAGGATATAGTTTCTTAACGCTGAACTAATTTAATACTATGTTAATGCTGAAAGTATTTTTCAGTTAAAATTTTCAGAACATTGTTTCTTGATTAAGGTAGATATCATGAGTTTCTTCTGAAGATGAAAGGCCTGTTTCAATGACCTAGATATTTGCGTGATGGTTTTCTTTGCAAATGGATCTTACAAAATCAAATGGTTACTGCATTCTAGCTGAAAACTTCTTTTTTTGTATGGTAAACAACATGATGAGGAAAGAAAGAACAGATGATTGTTACaataaacttcagaaggccaaacTAAGTTTGGTGCCTAAAAGGTAGGAAGTTTCTGCAATAAAGGGCTGTGGTAGGTAGCTTTCCTTCAATTTAGATGGTTAATTGAGAACTGGAGATGGCAAGGTGATGATGGATATGTGGGTTGTAGTGGTGGTGTTATGATGTGATCCTCATTTAAGCTTCTTTGGAGCATGTAGGCGTTTTTTTCTCTGTCTTAGCATCTTAGACTTCCTTTGAGATGTTATTCTGTTTCCTCTGTGATTTGGGGATTTAGTTCCAGACATAAGTCTTTAcacacttttttttatttatctacaTTCTGAAGATTATTTCCTGTCATAGgtgatttatcaatttttttgcgTATAATGTGGGAAGAATTCCTGCTTGTCAGATGTTCAACCTTTAACCCAGTATTTTCTACAGTCTATTTGTTTAGCTTAAATGGACAGATGAaccacaatttttttttaaaatctttttagCATGCTAGATTGTGATTGTGACTTTGGAAATTATGTCTTTGCTGCAGAGACATTATCAAAGTTTGGTTCAGGATTGTTTCTTCTGGTTCAGGTTGTTCTCTTACTGGATTTTGTACATGCATGGAATGAGAACTGGGTTTCAAAGGATGAGCAGTTCTGGTGTGTAAATAGCTCTTTCTTTTATCAAGTATTTGTTGTTAGATACAGACTCTAGGATTATGAAAATCATACTCTTAACAACATTTTCTTCTACTGTAGGTACATGGCTTTGTTAATCGTCTCGCTGGTTTGCTATTTGGCAACATTCTCCTTTACAGGAGTGCTCTTTCACTGGTTTACTCCATCAGGACATGATTGTGGACTCAACACCTTTTTTATTGTCCTGACATTGATTCTTGTATTTGTTTTTGCTACTGTTGCGTTGCATCCAAAGGTATGATCTTGCTATCTTTTGTGAACCATCtaacaaatatatatttaaattatgttcaataagagATTACTTTAGAAAAAAAATACTGCTTACATATTTTCTTCTGGTGCTACTGAGTTTGGCAAAAATGTTACATTTTGATGCTTTCAGAAATAGTAAATCTGCATTTTGTTATATTTAGAACAATTAATGTTGGTCAACTTGTGTTTCATCATTCTGTGTATTATATTGCTTCAGCTTATCAATACGGTGGCACAGATTGACATGTAATGCATGTAACGCAACTTCCATTATTCAAACGTTTTTCAGTTTACGAGGGTGGAAAAGTTGATTTTGGAACTTATGCAGTGTTGAAGACAATTGCTATTGATGTAACTGTTTTTATGGGAAATGGCAAACGGGAATCACTATCATCAACTATAGATATTATGCTTTCATTTCTATGAAGCATGGAGATAGACTTGGGACATGAATAGTACATGATATGTATCCCATGATATTTCAAATTTAGAATAAAAGTATGTGTAAATATGGCATGGATGTGGCACTcaaaaaatcttatttttgttTCTGATTGTTATCATTCTAGTTATGAGTTTGTGTCCTGTATATCTATGATGCTATATGATAATAATATGTAACTTACAATGAGTCATGGCCACCATTAACCCAAAAGGTAAAAAGTAGACTCAATGTAAGATATCAAGGGAGTCCCATATGTATAATGCTGTATACGGCGTGTCCAGAACTCCTTTATAGATGAACATTTATTATATGTGTTAGTTTTATGTGGTCTCATATGTAGAAATATAATTTCTACAATTTGTTGTTCATTGTTCACCCAACCAAGGACAAAAAGTGCAATCTGATGCATTGGATTGATGTGTGCAGGTAAATGGCAGCTTATTGCCTGCATCAATTATTTCACTTTACTGCACTTACCTCTGTTATAGCGGGCTTTCTAGTGAACCAAGGGATTACGAGTGCAATGGTCTTCACAACCATTCAAAAGTTGTTTCAACTGGAAGTCTTACACTTGGCCTGCTTACTACTGTGCTCTCTGTTGTCTACTCTGCTGTTCGTGCCGGCTCCTCAACAAGTTTATTCTCTCCACCAAGTTCACCGCGTGCTGGTTAGATTCAATGACAAGTTCTAAAACACCCCTGCAGTATTATCTTAATCGATTTTAGTCTGCTGATGAATCTATTGCAGGATCCGAGAAGCCGTTGCTCCCATTTGACAAGTTGGATGAGCAGGAGGACAAGAAGACTGATGAGGCAAAGCCAGTCTCCTACTCATACACCTTCTTCCACCTCATCTTCTCTCTTGCAAGCATGTACTCAGCAATGCTTCTGACTGGCTGGTCCACCTCGGTTGGTGAAAGCGGAAAGCTCATCGATGTTGGGTGGCCATCTGTGTGGGTCAGGATTGTCACTGGGTGGGCAACAGCAGCTCTCTTCATGTGGTCCCTTGTCGCCCCCCTTATCTTCCCCGATAGAGAGTTCTGATTTCATATCAGAACCCCATGAGACCATTTCATGGATTAATGCATCTATCGTGCTACCGCATTCACATGTTCTACATATGTTGTCGACAATACGACGAATGGAGAACTTTATTGTGGCGTGGCTGAGGTTTGAGTTGTGTATGCTCCGATAATAATCAAGCATTCTCTGTAGCTAAATAATTTGTGGACTTGGTGTTCAAAAACGTAGAAGTGGTTTGGCTTTTATATCTTCCTATCATCGTTGTCAAATGGTGAATTGATGATTCTCTATCTTTACTTTTTCTTACAGGTTTCTTTTTTGTTGCTTATTTTAGTTGTACAGATCAGAAAAAATAATTACTTGGCTTGTTTTCTCCTCGACATTTCTTTCTTGAAGCATTATTCTCTGGTAGCTAATCATCTATTTCTTATCTCCTGTAGCACTTAAAATGCAAGGACGAAATCTATATACTTGGCTGTCGATACTGGCCTCAGGAGAACTGATTCGATTCGGAATAATTAGATTTATGTCAAAGCCCTAATCATCTGATGTAATTTATTCTCTCACGTAGTAATTCAGTGGCTGACAAGATGAAATCTATCAGTTCATCTAAAATCCATTAATCTCGATTCGATGCCTAATATTTTGGGGTAGAAGGGAACAGTTCTCAAAGAGAAATTTTCACAAACAGAAGGCTTATAAAGATTAGATTACAAAATAGTGTCCTACGGTGAATGGAGAGATGGATCAGACAGGCTACTGCCGGATGAAACTTATTGCCACTAATTCGTGCGACCTCAAGGTTGGACAGCAAGGTGGCGCTCTGAGCATGGCCACCTGATCATCTTCCTCCACCCTGGGAGGTAGGCTTCCGCGTGCACAGTCCAAGAAACAAGACAAAACAGTGGGGACTGTGGAGGACCACTGTTATTTTAAGCTCGACACCCCACCGACCCCCAAACACTGTTATTACGATTCCTACAATATCTTTTATCTTTATGTAGTTCATAGTTAATATATCTAGATTATTATCATAATCtaatggttacatgatgatttcaataatcacttcaatcatgatctagtagttataagatggtttcattaaccacctcatgatctagtagttatagggtcctataaataggaccgtaattcatgtagatagagatagagatagagatagagacagatagatagagagtttgtgtgcacttggtatcttgtaagtgttcctcctgtttttaatactacagCAGTTTATttgagtcgaaaggattctttttactcgtatcgtagtattttgtttttccttgctcctccatccccaacatttatggtatcagagcctagtttcaatcagAACTGAgcattatggcttttaacggtaattccatgtctcaaccccttatcccaatcttctcgggcaaaagctatgaattttggagtatcaagatgaagactctattcaaatctcaagatctttgagacttaatagagaatggatatgcagatccagatgactaaatcaggctgagggagaatagaaagaaggactcaaaggcattgttcttcattcaacaagttgtacataagacgatcttctcaagaattacaacagcgacaacctcaaagcaagcttggttgatacttcaaaatgaatttcaaggctcatcaagggtgattatggtaaagcttcaaaccctccgtcgtgagtttgaaattttgttcatgaaaagcaatgaatcggtacaagattttctttttcgagtgactgaaattgttagtcaaataaaatcttatggtgaacatattcctgatcatataattgttacaaaagttttgagaagtttaacttcgaaatttgatcatgttgttgccgcaattgaggaatcaaaagatttatctacttattcatttgatgaactaatgggttccttgcaagcacatgaagtaaggttgaacaggtcacttgaaaaaagtgaagaaaaagcatttcaggttaaaggagagtcttctacttcaaaagaaggaaaaaaatcaacaggaaaaggacgtggcagaggaggatttcgtggtagaggaaataaaagaggaagaggacactttgatgaacatgggcaatcaaattatgataaaaaaaattacaaaagtggaattcaatgtcactagtgtaaaaagtttggtcacatgaaagcagattgctggaaaagagaaaagcaagtaagttatgtggagaaaaatgaagaaaatagtaagttgtttatgactcgttCACAAATTcagaatatctcaaatgatatttggtttttggatagtagatattctaatcatatgtcaagcataaaatcaatatttagagatattgatgagactcacaaattgaatgttagacttggagattataagcaaatccaagtggaagggaaaggaacaattgaggtgaagacaaatcaagggaaggtaaaataccttgataatgttttctttgttcctactttatcacataacttgttgagtgttggacaattagtaaatgatggatattcaataatatttgatgatgattcatgcactattagagataagaaatctggtttgattatagtaaatgtttgtatgacacaaaataagatgtttccacttgatatgtcaaatattgaaagacatgcgcttatcacaactcaaaagaatgagtctagtttatggcatttaagatatgaacaccttaacattaaaggtttaaggttgttaagtaaaaaaagaatgatttttggattgcctaagattaatacacttgatgtatgtgaaggatatatttatggcaaacaaagtagaaaaccatttcctat
Protein-coding regions in this window:
- the LOC103983942 gene encoding uncharacterized protein LOC103983942, yielding MWAASCLASCCAACACEACRSVAGSISRRSARIAYCGLFALSLVVSWGLREVAAPLMESLPWINHFHKTPDREWFETDAVLRVSLGNFVFFTILAVVMIGIKDQKDPRDQLHHGGWMAKIVCWFIVVFLMFFVPNGIVSFYETLSKFGSGLFLLVQVVLLLDFVHAWNENWVSKDEQFWYMALLIVSLVCYLATFSFTGVLFHWFTPSGHDCGLNTFFIVLTLILVFVFATVALHPKVNGSLLPASIISLYCTYLCYSGLSSEPRDYECNGLHNHSKVVSTGSLTLGLLTTVLSVVYSAVRAGSSTSLFSPPSSPRAGSEKPLLPFDKLDEQEDKKTDEAKPVSYSYTFFHLIFSLASMYSAMLLTGWSTSVGESGKLIDVGWPSVWVRIVTGWATAALFMWSLVAPLIFPDREF
- the LOC135673048 gene encoding AP2-like ethylene-responsive transcription factor At1g79700; protein product: MGKIQKNNSGNQKNVDKNDSSSSSSMKMKRTRRSVPRDSPSQRSSVFRGVTRHRWTGRYEAHLWDKNCWNESQNKKGKQVYLGAYDDEEAAAHAYDLAALKYWGHDTILNFPTSAYQEELKDMENQSREEYIGSLRRKSSGFSRGVSKYRGVARHHHNGRWEARIGRVSGNKYLYLGTYATQEEAATAYDIAAIEYRGLNAVTNFDLSRYIKWLQPKGLDAEPGSHGSAAQSMQQEDGISVRGISQFPEPREAGVATSSALDLLLQSSKFKEMLEKTSAESSSTSSTPGCDDKPTGCSFPDYIQTYFECQDNGGFIEEEDSIFGDLSTLISPITEFELDI